The Thiorhodovibrio litoralis genome includes a window with the following:
- the folE2 gene encoding GTP cyclohydrolase FolE2 produces MADVQSSADSRHLAIDRVGIKDIRHPVRIQDRSGQEQHTVATFNMYVHLPHDFKGTHMSRFVAILNNHEPEISVTTFKDMLAEMADRLESEAGHIEMRFPFFINKRAPISGVASLLDYDVTFIGEVKQGRPCLSIRVVVPVTSLCPCSKEISAYGAHNQRSHVTVTVRTRGFLWIEELIDLVESQASCELFGLLKRADEKYVTERAYDNPKFVEDTVRDIAGLLNEDARVAAYVVESENFESIHNHSAYAMIERDKDAAAST; encoded by the coding sequence ATGGCCGATGTGCAGTCGAGTGCCGACAGCCGGCATCTCGCCATCGACCGCGTCGGCATCAAGGACATCCGCCACCCGGTGCGCATTCAGGATCGCAGCGGGCAGGAGCAGCATACGGTCGCGACCTTCAATATGTACGTGCATCTGCCGCATGACTTCAAAGGCACGCACATGTCGCGCTTCGTCGCGATCCTGAACAACCACGAGCCCGAGATCAGCGTCACCACCTTCAAGGACATGCTCGCTGAGATGGCCGATCGGCTGGAGTCCGAAGCCGGTCACATCGAGATGCGCTTTCCGTTTTTCATCAACAAGCGCGCACCCATCAGTGGCGTGGCCAGCCTGCTCGACTACGACGTGACCTTTATCGGCGAGGTCAAGCAAGGCAGGCCTTGCCTGTCCATCCGCGTTGTGGTTCCGGTGACCAGCCTATGCCCGTGCTCGAAGGAAATCTCCGCCTACGGCGCCCATAATCAGCGCTCGCATGTCACTGTCACCGTGCGCACGCGGGGGTTCTTGTGGATTGAGGAACTGATCGACCTGGTCGAATCCCAGGCCTCGTGCGAGCTGTTTGGCCTGCTCAAGCGCGCTGATGAGAAGTACGTCACTGAGCGCGCCTATGACAACCCGAAGTTCGTCGAAGACACCGTCCGCGACATTGCCGGGCTGCTGAACGAGGACGCCCGGGTGGCCGCCTATGTGGTGGAATCTGAAAACTTCGAGTCCATTCACAATCATTCCGCCTACGCGATGATCGAGCGCGACAAGGACGCCGCCGCCTCCACCTGA